gttagataaaaaatataacaaacataacattcaaaaaaatttgaactatTACAAATACAATACTTCCTCCATATTTTTATATAAGGCATATAACATCTTGCGCGAATATTAATGCAACTACCGACAAAGGCTGGGTGCACGCTCCACATAGCAACTACAACGGACGATGTGCTTGCGTGTACCGGAGAAGCAATGCATGCATTACAATTCGGAAAAGGGAAAACATTATACACCTTATAATAAAAAACGAAAGGAGTGCATATTTGCATATACAAATTAAAACTATTAGAAAAAACCATAAAACGTTGTATGCATCTTTGCATATAATAACAGAAATCTAGCCACACAATCTGCGCGGGTCACCCCGCTAGTTTGACATATAACAACGATAGTGCAGCAGCTGTGCAGGGTGACATTACCTCACtaatattttctttgttcaTTGGTCCAAGGGATCTAACCCAATAGTCCAGCATGTGGTCGTGCCCAAGCTATGTGGTCTGTCCTGTGCTTGAATTATTTTCTTCGTGGTATCAATCTTTGCAACACGAATTATTATCAAGACCAAATAACTTTTTTGCAATTAGACCACTAGAGCAACACTGTAaatttgtttttgtctttttttcttctagaatACACCGAAGCAGGTGtatcatatattgaagaagaaTTACCGCAACACGGTTACAGGGCCCAAGGCCAATGTTTTACGAATTACTCACTCACTGTCCACGACTCACGCCCGCTTACAAAAGAGCTCATGATCTCATCCTTAAAGAGCCCAGCACTCATCCATGCCGCGCCTTCCTGCTCGATGGATTGCGTCACTTTGTGCACACTAGGCCTGTCCCCATCAAACACGACCGAATTCTTATGCCTCCAAATGCACCAACAAAGGTGAATGGTCCCCGTAGCGAAGTGCCGGCGCACCTTCCTATTAGCCAATGGAAGTCCAGACCACCGCTGTTTTAAGGACACCTCTCCAACCGGCATCAAGTCCAAACATTGCCACCTCCCCAAGAACACGGCCTAGTTCTGTCTCGCGAAAACACAGCTAAGTAGGAGATAAGAAATAGTCTCAAGCGCCTGGTCACAGAAAGAACATCGAGCAGGATGCGGCAGGCCATGCCTGCTCAGACGGTCAGCCGTCAAACATCTGTCTGTGAGCGCAAACCACACAAACACCTTGCAGCGGCTAGGTGCCCTAGAGCACCAAAGGTCGTCCGCGCAAGGCGCCATCTCTCCCCAGAGAAGAAGGCTCCATAAGCCGATGAGAGAGCGACACGAGAGGCAATTTGAGTCCAAAAAATGCCCATCTCCACGTATCTCAATGCAGTTCAGCTACAAAGAATCGCTTTAGAGTCCACAAATAATCTTGAGAATCTTTCCATTCATATTCAGTTCAGCCAAAACATCTTACCTTGACTTGTTACGAGATGAGAATACAGCGCCAACGAGCGGCGTGTTTCGAGGAACTTTCGTGCATTGAAACGACGAAGCATCGATCCATCCGCACGACGACGACAAACTTTGGAAACGGGAGGTGCCGCGTTGGCTCGTACACAGCCTCGCCTTCGCCCTTGGCAATGTTTTTCCAAAGTCCAAGTCGCGAAAAGGAGAAATGACCTGGGAGCGGAGCGGCAAGTAAGAAAAAGACATTCAATCAATCAAGTCAAGAAACACTTTATGCTCCCAGTCCCAGCTCCCCAGTCGTCAACCCCGATCTTGACATTTCGCAACTACTACGCGTATAATCCCGGATTGGCTAGCACAAGCGTGCCCCTCACGCCCcgccaaaataaaaaaaaacccaatgCCCATCAATTTGCTGTATGTTTGTACTGTACGAGCGAGGGCATTCCAGTCATAATCTTCAGTATAAGTAACCGCGCCAACAGAAAACCGTACATCATATCCCAGAAACACCAATTCCACAGAAAAACTGCTTCAAGCGAGtgtcaaaaaaacaaagaactgCTGCAAGTGTGCTAGCATGGGCTCCGACGACGGTCACGGCCCACACGCCAACAAGGCTGACGCGCCGCTCATCCcgtgcggcagcggcggcgaggacttACCAGGCCATCCAAATTTTCCGAGCACGCCGAAGGGCGTGGCCAAGGCTGTACAGACGGAGGCGCCGTCGAGTTACGCCATCGCTGGCAAGGTCCTGTTCGCCGCGGCAGGCGCGTTCGCGGGCATCCTCCTGGCCCTCATCGCCCTGCACCTGTACAacagcggccggcgccggtaCTCCCGCgaccgccgccggcttctCCGCAGCCTGGCCAACATCTccggcggaggcgccgccgcaccTGATtcgccgcgcgcgcgggggcTGGACCCCGCGGTCCTCCGCGCGCTcccggtggtggtggcggcagcATCCAGCTCCAGCTCTAGCGGCGGCGTCGGTGGCGGAGACGACTGCGCGGTGTGCCTCGCGGAGTTCGAGCAAGGCGAGGAGGCCCGCGCGCTGCCGCGGTGCGGCCACCGGTTCCACGTCGAGTGCATCGACGCGTGGTTCCGCGGCAACTCCACGTGCCCGCTCTGCCGCGCCGACGTccaggcgccggcgccggcgccggggacggaCGACGCCGAGGCCCGGCCTGCGGAAGAGGTGCGGATAGACGTTGTGGCTGGGGACGCGGCGGCCAAGGGCGGGGCCCCGGCGATGCCGAGCGATGGGTCTTCGCGTCGACCCGATCCGCTTCCTTCCGAGCCCTGACAGACACTGACATGCATGCTTGGGTTGGAAtggtgcgcggcggcggaaggtTCCTCGCTGCTTCCTGAGCGTACGAATCTCTCCACGAGCGTCGAGGACCATCATTATATGCAGCGTTTACTCCATCTGATTGTGCATTTACTCCACTTTCGTTGGCCGATCACGCTCGCTGTAGCCTGTAGCTGGTTTTGCAGTACAAAGTTGGTACAGTAGATTGCGTTTTTGTGAAAATAATCTGGTATGCGTTTATGACGACCGGCCGTCACTCCAATTACCATGTACCACAATTAATTAGTTACACTTATTCAATCCGGCACACTTTGATactcctctgatcctaaattcttgttcctaaatttttgtctcaaatttgcgcaaatatgaatgtatctactcttagagacgtctagatacatgtaatatttcaacaataatttaggatcggaaggagtagttaAACTAGGAGATATTCCGTGCGTTTCATTATATATAAGTCATATTATGTTTCATTAGGTAAAGTTTTCATCAAACATATTATTTTAATAGTATATGGTTATGCCTCTACGTGACATTAAATTGGTAAATCTTAGAGTTTTTTATTGAAGATACTTGCAAATAATTATGGTTTCATATCTTACAAATTATGTACTAAGTATTATAACTTTTGGTCAAAGTCGTGTCTTAATTAACGTCAAATCAACCATTTGATGTGCAATTTGACATTTCATTCCACAGGTAAAGTCTGGCGTAGATTACTTTGTCACATTGGCATCGGTGCGAAGACCCAGACGTGGtctcctcctctttcttccttcacctacttctctctctccatggTTGATGCCTGTATATAGCCTTCCTAACACTAGGCCCAGACCCGTCGGCTTGGCCATGGGAGCTGGCCTTCGTCGTTTTCTCGCCACCTTACCTCAGCATCATTGTCGACATGCTCGCGAACGACCTGAGCACTATGAGCCGTGCACCTGTTGCGACAGATACACCGCTTGATGGATCCACGGGAAAGAACATCTTCTGGCCGAGGATGAGTAAATGGCAAGCGCCACGTGGGGCCATCTGCAATGAGTTCCCTTACGAGGTAGCTGCAGAGGATGGCCAAATTTGTTGGTCGAAATTGAGAGAGATGCTAAATTCCGGTGATGTGAATGTCGTCTCCACCAAGACTGAACAACGCGACAGCCAGAGGCACTAAGGgcttacaagttacaacaaCTACTGCTATGGATGGCAAGGTGGAGTAGGGAGAGCGTGGCGATGCAAATCAAATGCAAAGCCCCCTTCTCTCTCCGCAATAGATGGGGGCCGCCGTCTCCAATTTAGAAGCCCACCCCGTACACAAAGCTGGCACAGGAGGCGGCTGACCCTCGAGGATGTGGCCATGGGCGACGACTCAAACATGGTAGCCCCGGTCCCCCGGGAAGTGGCCATGGGCGTTcgcggtggcattggtccatGAATGGTGCGACGGAATAGGAGGGGAGGGCGATCCTAAGCCGTAACGGTGCAACCCAGAGCCCCGTGTCTATGGAGCTCAGCATGGGCAGGGGCTACTAACATGTCTTCTACGGTGACCCGAAAACCGATCCCTGGACAACGCCAAGACGAGAAAATAATCGACTTCAgatctgacatgtgggtctgACACGTCAAAGGGCAATTTTAATGCGGACTGAATCGTTAGTGTGAGAGTTGCGGCTCTTTGTAGAAATGCTTAGAAGTTATGGTAAAAATATCATAAGACCACATGTATATGGGTTCCTTGCAATTCATTCTTTTCTTAATTTACCATGGAAAATGCTCCAGCCAGTCTTCTTGTTTTGCCCGGCATCTAGTGGTGGCCATCCTTACGAATCCGATGAACAGTGTTGTTGATCAATATCCAATGATGTT
The Brachypodium distachyon strain Bd21 chromosome 2, Brachypodium_distachyon_v3.0, whole genome shotgun sequence genome window above contains:
- the LOC100831020 gene encoding RING-H2 finger protein ATL64, producing the protein MGSDDGHGPHANKADAPLIPCGSGGEDLPGHPNFPSTPKGVAKAVQTEAPSSYAIAGKVLFAAAGAFAGILLALIALHLYNSGRRRYSRDRRRLLRSLANISGGGAAAPDSPRARGLDPAVLRALPVVVAAASSSSSSGGVGGGDDCAVCLAEFEQGEEARALPRCGHRFHVECIDAWFRGNSTCPLCRADVQAPAPAPGTDDAEARPAEEVRIDVVAGDAAAKGGAPAMPSDGSSRRPDPLPSEP